The window ACAGTTGTCTTCCGATGACGTTCAATGTTTTCAGGACAACCGCCACGCCTTTGCGCGTGTCCGGGTCGTTCAGCAGTTTGAGCAACGCATAGACTCCCGGTGGCTCGGGGGCGGCGGCGACCTCGGCCTTGGCCAGGCGCACGGCGTTACTGACGGTCCAGGTGGCCGCCGTCGCGTTTTCGAACAATCGCGCCAGTTTTTCCACCATCGCTGCGTCCAGCAGGTCGGTCATGTCCGAGACCAGCGATAGCCCATCGACAATGTTGTCCAGCCGACCGCCGTCGATCAGCGGCTGAAGTTTCGCCATCAAGGCGGCGAGTCCTGGCGTTGCGGGCATGCCGGCAGCGCTGGTCGCCAGGGTTTCATCTGATAGGTTCGTCA of the Pseudomonas frederiksbergensis genome contains:
- a CDS encoding DUF1641 domain-containing protein; its protein translation is MTNLSDETLATSAAGMPATPGLAALMAKLQPLIDGGRLDNIVDGLSLVSDMTDLLDAAMVEKLARLFENATAATWTVSNAVRLAKAEVAAAPEPPGVYALLKLLNDPDTRKGVAVVLKTLNVIGRQL